ATCTCGTCCGACCCGTCGACCGTGACGGTCAGGTTCGTGTCGCCGGTCGCTAGCTGCTCGGCGGCCTGCGCCATCTCTTGAATGGGTCGCCGGATGCTGCGAGTGATCTGCCGACTGCCGAAGGCGACGCAGCCGAGCGTGGCGAGCGCGATGATGAACAGCAGGCGTTGCTGCGCCGCGCCGTTGGCGCTGGCGCGATCAGCGGTGGCGCCGGCGGCACTCTCCACGAGGTCGCCCAGCTTGTCGAGGGAGGCCTCGAGCTGGCTGAAGCGCGTGTCAAACGCCGCGGTACGCTCGGCTACCGTTGCGGGATCGGCGGCGGCCGCGGCGACGGCGGCGTCACCAGCCGTGCGGTACGCGACGGCGATCTGCCGAGACTGTTGCGCGGCGGTACGGATGGCGCTGTCGCTGCTGAGCCGCGTGACAGAGTCGATGTTGGCGAGCAGGCGATCGCCGATCGCGGCGGCGTCCTGCCGGTCTTCGTCGGAGACGCGCTTGGTTTTCGCGTCGAGCAGCGCCTTGTAGACCGCGCCGCGGAGGCCATCGTGCATCATGTCGGCCATCATCTGGCTGCGTTGCAGCACCACGGAGCGTTCGAGCTCCTGGGAGGTGGCGGACAGGGCGGACAGTCCGCGGGTCGCGATGGCGGCGACTTCAATCGTGGCAACCACACCGGCCATGGCCAGCGTGAGCAGCTTGGTACCGAGCGAGAGCGATTTCATGGATGGGAGATGGGTCGGCGGCGTCGTCGCCACCGTCCCGAGCCAGTCTCGGCTCTTCCGCCCGCCAGGTTAAGACGAGGCGGTCCGATACCTCGTTTTTTGTCGTTCATCTCCATCACCCAGCGGGCCAAAACATCACCGGGCTAGCATATGGCGGCCGAGTCCCCTGTGAAACGACCGGAACAGCGCGCTGGCGAGTTCGTGATCCGACGCGAAGGTTTCCCGGGTGCGCATTCCTTTCGTTTCCGCCCGACGGGTCCGTGGGCTCGTCGTTGTGGCCATCAGCCTCGGATCAGCCGCCTCGGTGCGGGCGCAGCGTCCCGCTGACCGGTCCTCCACGCTCAGCATCGACGTCACCACTTCGGTAGGCGCGGCATCGGTCCAGCCCAAGGAAGCGCTGAATGGCTCACTGACGGGGATCAGTGTTCAGCTCACGCATCCGCTGGGCAGTTGGGCGGGGCTTCAGTGGCATTACGTGCTGGAGGCCACTCCACTGATCGTGGCCCGAATGGGTGCGAGTTCCGCCCGTCTCGCCCAGATCGGCCCCGGCCTTCGCCCCGAGTATGCCGTGCGACAGGGGATGGGCTTTGGCGTGGCACCGCTCGGTATTCAGCTGGCACGTGCCCTTGGTCAGCCGACCGTGTCGCACACGCGCGCCATGCTGGAGATGACCGGGGGCGGCGCGCACTACACGCAGATCATGCCCTACGGTGGCGATGCCACCCGCACGAACTACACCTTCGAGGCTCGGCTCATGCTGGAGCATCGCCTGCACACGCGCGGGGCGTTCGCGGTGGGCGTGGGGCTGCACCACATCTCCAATGGCGGGTTCGGCAAGGCGAACCCGGGCATCAACGCGCGCATGCTCGTCGCGCGCTGGGCACGACACTCCACCACTCCCTGATTCATGTCCTCTGGTCTGGTTCACTCGCGACGCCTGGTGGCGTCGGCGCTGCTGCTCGTGCCTCTGCTGACCCCGCGTATGGCGTCCGCCCAATGGCAGCGCCATTTCTCCGACCTTCGGCCAGAGCCGGTCCGCGTCACCGTCGCGCTGACCTCGGAGCTCGCCACGTACACCGCGTCGCACAACGAGTACATGGACGGCCGCTTCCGTACTGCGGCAGTCCAGGTCGCCAAGCCGGTCTTTCGGGTGAGCGGCGTTTCAATTGCGTGGCTGGGCGAGATCTCGCCGGTGATGCTCGTGCGCTCGGCGGCACCGCCAAGCCGACTGCCCGCGGCGAGTGACCCAGTCTCGCGCGATGCGGCCATCATGGCGCGGTATGCGCCACACAATGGCTACGGCGTCGGCCTCTCGCCGCTCGGCGCCGAGGCCACCAAAGCGATCGGGGCCCGCACGAATGTGGTGCTGAACGTGACGTCGGGGGGCGCGTGGTTCAATCGCGTCGTGCCGTACGGCCGCGCGACGCAGGCCAACTTCACCGTGGCGCCGGGGCTGCTGCTGGAGCGCCGCATCGGCGAACACCAGGCGCTGTCATTCGGCTACGTGCTGCACCATTTGTCCAACGCGAGCATGGGCGGGGCGAATCCGGGGATGAACTCGCACCTGCTCACGCTGCGTTGGACGCGGGGCAATGAATAGGGCGTCTTACGGCGTGATGCTCTTGGGCTTCGCCGGCTTGGTCCCGTTCAGGCGCGGGCGCGGCCCGTTGCCGACTTCCACCACGATGTCCTTGATGTAGTTCGCGATCTTGGCGTAGTGCGGGTAGTCGATGTACTCCGGCTCGTCGCTGCGCTGGTGATAATCGCCGTGCAGGCCGGTAAAGAAGAAGGCGATGGGCACGCCTTCCTTGGCGTAATTGAAGTGATCGCTGCGACCGTAGATGTTGTTGTAGCCGGCCCAGGAGATCGTCTCGTCGAACTTGTAGTCGAGCGTGAGCGGCTTGGGCTGCTTCTTGTTCACGGCTTGTACCGTCTCGCCCAGATCCTTCGAGTCGAAGAACGACCCCACGACACCCACATAGTCGTCGCCGCCGCCGGGGAGGTCCTCGGCCCGGCCACGGCCGATCATATCGATGTTGATCTGCGCCACGATCGAGTCGATCGGCACCGTGGGGTTCTTCACGAAGTATGCCGAGCCGAGGAGACCGGCTTCTTCGCCCGCGTGCCAGATGAAGATGGTGCTGCGCTTGGGCTTCACGGGCATCTTGGACATCGCCTCCGCGATCTCGAGCACACCCATCGAGCCCGAGCCGTCGTCGTCGGCGCCGTTGTTGATGGAGTCGAGGCGCGGCTTGGGATAGAGCTTCCGGATGCTGTCCATGTTCACCTTGATGGTGGACAGCATTTCCGGGCCCAGCCCGTTCATGTTGTTGCCGAGCAGCAGGCGATTGCGAATGTCGTTGAACGCCTTGATCGAGTCCTTGTCCACCGGCGTCGTCATGCCGACATGGTCGTTGTGCGCACCGATGGCCACATACTGCGCCTTGAGCTTCGGATCGCTCCCCGGGAGGATCGCGATGACATTGCGCGCCCAGTCGGTGGGAAGCTCCACGAAGTCGAGCGTGGCATTCACGATGCCGCCCTTGGCGCCGGCGGCTATGCCGTCGATGCTGGTGCGGCCGAGGAGCTTGGCCGCGCCCTCCTTCGTGACCCGCAACACCGCCGGCGCGAGGAACTGCTGCTTGAGGAGCGTGAGCGAGTCCACCGGGGCACCGCCGCCGCGCCCGGCGGGAGCGCCGCCACGACCGACGAGCTGAGAGGACACCGTCGGCTCATTGATGGCCGCACGCTGCGCGGGGGTAAGCGCATCGAGGTCCACCGTGGCGATGGCAACGGCATTGGCGAAGCGCGCCGGCACCGCCGGCGGTGGACCACCACGCCCGCCGAACCCGGGCGCGCCGGCGGGACGCGTCGACGCTGGCGCCGGGAGCAGCACCACGATCTTGTTGGCCGCATCGGCCGCCGAGATCTGCGTCGTGGTGTCACCCGTCACGCCGCCGAAGATCACCTGCGCGTCGACGATCGGGCGAGGCGCGCGCTGTCCCGGCACCGCCACCACATCGACGTTCCAGGCGAGCGGATTCCCGTCCACCGTGACACGCGAATGATCGGTGTACTTGCGCACGTGGAACGGCAGGTTCTGGAAGTACGTGCCGTTATCACCGCCGGGGATGAGCCCGAGCTTCTTCACCTCGGCGGCGATGTAGTCGGTGCCCTTCTTGTTGCCGACCCGACCGACCTGACGCCCCTGCATGGAGTCGTCGGCAAACTGGTAGAGACGGATCTGCAGATCGCGCACGGTGATGGCCGCCGTGGTCGGCGCAGGGCGGATACGCTGCGGATTGCCAAAGCGATTGGTCGCGGGCGCCTGCGCCTGCGCCTGCGCCAGAACCGGCGCGAGTGAGGCGAGAGAGAGCAAAGTGCGGACGGGCCGCATGGATGGACTCCGGGTGCTGAGGGGAGAGGCCACGGGAGTGGTCGTGGCACAATGAAGATACGTGGCGGGTGTGGTGGGTGCTGCGGCAACGCGTGAGCGATGCGAGAGGAGCAACCCCTGAGAGCTCAGGGGGCAGAAGGTCAGGGGTGAGGTATCAGGACGGCCGCTGTCCTGACACCTCCCCCCTGACGTTCTCCACCCTGAGCTCTCAGGGGTTCCTCACGTCTCACTGCTCCCCATCTCCCCCGCTCCGCTGCACTTTAGACAGATGTGGCCAATCCTCCTCCTGACCCTCCAGGCGGCGCAGCCTGCGCCTCCCGTCACCCGCTACGACGTCCTCGCCGCCGAGCACCTGCGCGAGGCCGGCGTCCCCGTGCTGCGGCAGGGGCTGCAGTCGCCGGATACCGTCGTGCAGCGCCTTGCCGTGCGCGCGCTGGGGCGGCTCGAGAAGCCGGAGTATGCCGCGCTGCTCGAACCGCTGTTTACCTCGCCCGCGGCGTCGGTGCGTGAAGCGGTCGCCCGCGCGGTAGGCCAGATGAAGGCTCCGGTCGTGGGCAAGGCGCTGCCGAGTGAGCGGGACCCGGATGTGCGCGGCGCGTGGTACGCCGCGGCGGGGCGCGCCATGGGGGCGTCGGTGGAGTGGGAGCTGGAACTGGTGCGCGGACTCGCCGAGCAAAGCACGATGGTCCGCCGCGGCGCAGTACGCGGACTCGAGGCGATGATCCGCTTGAATGCACGCACCTTTCGCCCGTCCCCCGAAACGGTCAGCGAGTTGCGCCGCGTCGTGCGCGAGACGCGTGACAGCGAAACACGCCTGGTGGCGCTGCTCGCGCTCACCGGCGCGCGCGATCGGGAC
The sequence above is drawn from the Gemmatimonadaceae bacterium genome and encodes:
- a CDS encoding acyloxyacyl hydrolase; this translates as MRIPFVSARRVRGLVVVAISLGSAASVRAQRPADRSSTLSIDVTTSVGAASVQPKEALNGSLTGISVQLTHPLGSWAGLQWHYVLEATPLIVARMGASSARLAQIGPGLRPEYAVRQGMGFGVAPLGIQLARALGQPTVSHTRAMLEMTGGGAHYTQIMPYGGDATRTNYTFEARLMLEHRLHTRGAFAVGVGLHHISNGGFGKANPGINARMLVARWARHSTTP
- a CDS encoding acyloxyacyl hydrolase, coding for MSSGLVHSRRLVASALLLVPLLTPRMASAQWQRHFSDLRPEPVRVTVALTSELATYTASHNEYMDGRFRTAAVQVAKPVFRVSGVSIAWLGEISPVMLVRSAAPPSRLPAASDPVSRDAAIMARYAPHNGYGVGLSPLGAEATKAIGARTNVVLNVTSGGAWFNRVVPYGRATQANFTVAPGLLLERRIGEHQALSFGYVLHHLSNASMGGANPGMNSHLLTLRWTRGNE
- a CDS encoding M28 family peptidase is translated as MRPVRTLLSLASLAPVLAQAQAQAPATNRFGNPQRIRPAPTTAAITVRDLQIRLYQFADDSMQGRQVGRVGNKKGTDYIAAEVKKLGLIPGGDNGTYFQNLPFHVRKYTDHSRVTVDGNPLAWNVDVVAVPGQRAPRPIVDAQVIFGGVTGDTTTQISAADAANKIVVLLPAPASTRPAGAPGFGGRGGPPPAVPARFANAVAIATVDLDALTPAQRAAINEPTVSSQLVGRGGAPAGRGGGAPVDSLTLLKQQFLAPAVLRVTKEGAAKLLGRTSIDGIAAGAKGGIVNATLDFVELPTDWARNVIAILPGSDPKLKAQYVAIGAHNDHVGMTTPVDKDSIKAFNDIRNRLLLGNNMNGLGPEMLSTIKVNMDSIRKLYPKPRLDSINNGADDDGSGSMGVLEIAEAMSKMPVKPKRSTIFIWHAGEEAGLLGSAYFVKNPTVPIDSIVAQINIDMIGRGRAEDLPGGGDDYVGVVGSFFDSKDLGETVQAVNKKQPKPLTLDYKFDETISWAGYNNIYGRSDHFNYAKEGVPIAFFFTGLHGDYHQRSDEPEYIDYPHYAKIANYIKDIVVEVGNGPRPRLNGTKPAKPKSITP